Below is a window of Vanessa tameamea isolate UH-Manoa-2023 chromosome 11, ilVanTame1 primary haplotype, whole genome shotgun sequence DNA.
ATGGTATGATAAGAAAACCAAACACTCCTGGACCCCAAGTACCAACAGCTGCTCAAGCTCAGATTCTTCAAAACCAAGTTGGGTTGGAAGATATTACCCATTCTAATTGGAATGGAACTGATTATGCAATTATAAGCCGTCCAAAAATAGtgtaatcaaaaatattgtcaatgaaaTTGGATCCTAAAGACTGAAAATTACAGTTTAACTTACATTCTATATAAGTGATATTGATATACTGTGAAATTATTAAGCATTCCCAAGTTATTTACTACTAATACtttccaatttaaaataaacctatgtatctatgttattttaatCATGACatgtttataagaaaatatctaATAGCATGtgttaatagtaattttattttcagtaactTATACATTACATGAATTTCATAaattgaatcattattttttgtaaaataaagcttgttgaattgttttaaaagtattatctaAAATTTGAGACTGTTGTAGCATTcccattttgatattttttatatttctaagaaATCTTTATAATCTAGATAgtgtttttaaagtatattatttagatgCACAAGATATTTAGAGATTATTACAATGTGATTTATATGTGCCTTATTTTTGTTAGTttacatgtaaatttaaaaataaaagtatgtaatAACAGTAGAGGTGGATAGGAATATTTCTTTACTGAGCaagttataagaatatatagtttttttgaatattatgaaaataggaaaaacattattatagattaaataaatatttttttggataattTGAATGTTTCCTTTTTTACATGTAAACTAATGTTActtagatttaatattaatgtttaccaTCTGGTGCCAAGTTAAGTACAATAATTTCTATTAGCACTATGGTGCTGTCTTATATAGTGCataattcatttgtaatatgTCATTTGCTAAGATACTTACTCAAAAGtttgtctattatatttttactatgtcagccatataataaaataaaataagtcatgtaatcattaaattaatgttttattttaattacctcAACATATTCAGTTcactaataaaattgttttaactgTAGAGACCTTGAAGGGACATAATTAaacaagtattaattattaaagatagCAATAAAACTTCTATCTATTTTAACCTTGTAATGATTTGaagttgatgatttttttttttaaagagctgACATCAGTATTAGTCAGATCTTcacaattattaacaattcagtaaaaatgtatacaggactaataataatgatttatatgtaatataataatgtaagtataatatgactattaactaaatttattgttataacatatttatgtaaaatgttaataaatatatcagaaactaaattttaattccaTAGTTGCAATAactttcaatgaaatataaaaagtagaATAAGAAGTCAACAACCCTGAACTACTAAAAAGcttgaaacatttaattataaccaCATGTTTAAGTTTAGAAAATTCTCTTTTCTGTATGTTaacttatatttcaaataaattaatgtacactttacattaatttatttgaaataaaataaaaaaacctatccATCCAATGCTTTCTTTTCAATATTACTAACAATTTCATTGGCTATAAATTCTAAATCATTTGACATAATCTTCTGTACAGTCTCCCCCTTTTCTGCCATGATatcttcaatatttttctttccatTCATATCGGTGAACCAGTTCAGATTATCGGCAATAAGATGTTTATTATCGCAACCGTCACATATAACAATTACAACACCTTTGTAGTACGCTAGTTTTGTAATGAACTTTGAATTTCGAGTATTGCATTTTTTACATGTAAACATCAACTGAAACTTTCCGTCTGTCTTCTTTGGCTCATTAGTAAGCTGGACTTCGTTTAGTTTTGAATATGAGGTACTGAAATTTCTTGGTGATTGAATTTTTGGCGTTGATGCAGCAGTTGGGATTAAAAATCGCCTTCCGAAAAATGAATTGCCATTACTTGGAAAACATACCACGTTGTTTAATAGACGTGGCTTGTGATATTTTACTACAAAGTCAATTAATGATTTTCGAGACATTGTACTATTGTTTcagaaaaacaaattttaaatacgaGATTGCATCACTTTTACTGTTCCTAAATAACATCAAAATCACGTTGTTTttatgtcaatgtcaaaataaaattcaggATTTCATATTGCCAGTATAATTTTAAGTGTGTTGTAATTTAATGTTGCACAATTATTAATTGAGTTGATatctgttaatataaaatagtattttaaagctatacatattttgatatgtAATTTTTGTATTCTTATC
It encodes the following:
- the LOC113400879 gene encoding DNL-type zinc finger protein-like — translated: MSRKSLIDFVVKYHKPRLLNNVVCFPSNGNSFFGRRFLIPTAASTPKIQSPRNFSTSYSKLNEVQLTNEPKKTDGKFQLMFTCKKCNTRNSKFITKLAYYKGVVIVICDGCDNKHLIADNLNWFTDMNGKKNIEDIMAEKGETVQKIMSNDLEFIANEIVSNIEKKALDG